The window aaaaaaccaagACCACCACATGAAAGTAGCTTCCTGGAGAAACATTTGAGGCCATTTTTGTAAGTGGCTGGGTTGCTCAAAACAATAACATCTCCTCACTATTTATGGGAAACAAATTAACCCCTTTTACTGCagtaagaaaaacaaaatttaccATCACACATCAGGGAAAAAAATGAGCcataatttaacttaatttgaCTTGTGTAGGAGGAGCTCAATAAATTTGACTTGGGAGGAGGAGACAAGGAATAAAAGCTTACAAAAATCTTGGCCACTACTTTGGATTTTTTATTCACTCATTTACAAAATAAATCGACATATTTAGACAATTTTACGATttatacatgaaaaaaatagaaaaactgaGTTTCAGTCAATTTAGAATATGGAGACCTATCTTAAAGTGATGGATAACGTGCTTCTTGGGAATATGATGTGAAGACTATGATGTGAAGACGATGATAGTTCATTCCAGATTTTCCATATGACCTAAGAAATCTCAGTCTATGTTCTTGATGAAAAATTGCAGCAAGTACAATTTAGAAGATTTTTGTGAATTCTATGATGTCCTACTAGAGTGTGTTTATCGCATACTAAGCTCCCTAATACAACATCTCTGAACTCCAGGCTCCTGCATATGTAGCGTATAAGAACATTGAAGCTTCTACTTTCAGCATGTAATTATAACTCCAATCTTAAGTATGCTCTTATTTTGGAAAAGAAAGTAGATTTCGTTCATAAGTTTTAGAATTTAAACAAACCTATATAAAGAAAGTGTGTGCATAGCAGGTTTTGTTTAGGCTTCCACTCATGCTAATCTTGAAAATTAGTAGATTTCTTTCCGGTTATGTTCTGTCCTTAAAAGTTAAGAGATTTTTTCATTTGACATTCGGCTGATTTTGAATGATCAccaaaaatttattgttttgattttaatcaTGATTCTTTTGAATTTGTGGTTTGGTGGTTTGTGAAATAACAAAAACACATGTTTCAGTTGcaggaaaaaataatttagcaTCCATCCTTTACTGCCGagctaaaaaaagaaaaaaacaagaaaTCACAGTGACAAAACTCCTCACAGCTAGCACGGCCGTTGAACAATCAGATTCTAAGATCACCTTGTTCCAAGTTTCTCTTTTATCCAACTCGACCAACCGCGGAGCTACCTATGGACTAGTGAGGACTATGGCTCCTACTAGACTGGAAAAGAGTATACACGAGTACATCATACAAATTTCTTTTAGCCCTCACTGCGATGAAAACTTATTAAGGATATATTAGCTTAAAAACTTTTCTATTTAGCCTCTATGAAAACAATTTTCTGGCTCTGCTACTAAGGTCCACGTCTTCCTAAATGATAGCTGCATGATTGTGAACCAGGAATCCATACCCAAAGCGGCCTTCACTATATTAATATTGAtgcttaatatttatttatgtttttgtaATTACAAAAGAGGAAATCGGTTATGGAAACTAATCCCCAATAAGTCTTGTAAGCATAGGTTTATAGTTTATAAAATATGGTTCTTTAACACAGGTTAATATAGTCCTACAAATGTTGTCATCAGTCTGCAGCTGGAAGTAATCTATGTCAAAACTTTTAAATATCCTTTAAGCTATCCAAAGtgttgtacatatatatatgaaaggGTCCGGATCCGGTGCATATAgcaaatatttgttatttaagtCTTATCTAACCAATAACTCCAGATGTTGGATTAGAAAATAAACGACCTCGATTTTAGAGGAGCAAAAAAACGAACCCTGTCACATGAGCCGCACTTTTTCTCCGCGGCTCGTGAGAATCCAGTTTCAAAAAGATATAAGATATATCAGAATTTATCACACTGACAAGTAGGGCTGCACATGGgctgggttgggttgggtttaACCATTTAGGtaacccaacccatttagttCGGGTCACAAAAAATTAACccattaatatcaaaaatatcctaCAACCCAACCCTACTACTTATGTGATGGGTTGGGTCGGGTTGGTTTGGGTTGAATGGGTTGAGCAAGCAAAAAAGTTTCCATAACAATTATATTTTCACaagctaagagcaagtccaacagctgccctatttgttgtcctaagtcataatatagggcatttgatgaaaaaacttgctccaacaatgtcctagtgatgccctatatcactaggacaatccattcaagccctatttttgaggcactctctctccttgccctatcccatattttataataaatttttactaacactctctttctctctctattttatattatgttttaatgatgaaagtgaacttttaatagtaaaatattaaacatatagtgaaaataaggcacattgttggagttgaagctagtagaatatgtcctaaactactaggacataattttttatattatatttagggctccaactaggacactgttggacttgctctaagtagTTAACATTGACTATAGGTGTAATAAAGTCTAACAAgttaaagaaaagagaaagtcCATACTACAAGTTAAAAGAAAGAAGTGTTGCTAATGACTGGTATGAGTAGTTTGTTAATCAAATGTCTCAATATGAAAGTTATATCTGAATGTGCTATACTAGAAGAGTgaccatattatttatatggatTGTTTATCACAGTTAATAACGGATTTTATTAACTTCCTAGCTAGATTGGAGTTTAACAAACCAATTAGATGCAAGACTTAATACTACtactatatattaatttactCTTTTATAATAGTTagatcgggttgggttgggttgggttagggttttaAATAGGTAAATTCTGACCCAACCCAATATAAACGGGTTAATTGAAAATTAACCCAACTAACCCATGGGTTTGGATGGTTCGGTTTGGACGGCCTAATTAAGGgttgggttgggtcggtttaTGCGGGTTCGCTGACCCATGAGCAACCCTACTGACAAGCATCGGAggataaaaatatactccctccatctcatattaTATGTCTTGTTTTGAGTATTGATGAGTCAAATTGACTAGATTTTGACCGCAAAGTACACATATTATCCgacttcaaaaaatttaaaaacttacttattagaaaatatatttaatctccttcaaaatccattttttagatttttaaaataatcagagtaataaattttctttaattgatggtcaaagtttggtcaaatTGATCATCCAACAGTCAAAAGAAACCACATAATATGACAGGGAGAGATTACCTTGTCAAAGTTTCTCAAAAGTATCTACTCGACGTGGAACCCATCCCTTTATAGATTCACCAGCGACTCCAGCAAGCCAAGAAGGCAAACCAGCTGCAATCAATTCTTCTTCGTAGCATTAACAATACTTCTGGGATCAACAAGTTGAGACTTTTTCTTCAGTGTTCATCAGGCACCCTCGAATTGTTACTTCTCGTATTATCAACCGAACCAACTCTCGCATCACCATTAACCTTCCTATTTTTAGCTCTATAACTCTCCATCCCGAGCCgcaggcaaaaaaaaaaaacagagacggactgtgttttttttttggccGCTCTTTTAAAATCCATGCCATTTATTTTCTAATCCAACGATTCCGGAAATAATTTGTTAGATAAGATTTAAGTAGCAAATATATGCACACGCCATTTATTTTCTAATCCAACGATTCTGGAAGTCATTTGTTCATTTGTTGAATAAGACTTAAGTAACATATATTTGCACCCGATCTGGACCGATACAAGCTTCTAACTATCAAGGCCCCCCATACAAACATGCTTCTAAACTATCAAGTCTTTAATCTGAAAGTAATGCAAACGGACTGAAAATGAGCTTGCATGGATTCATTTGAGCTATTTCTGACTCGTCTCCTAAGTGCGAACGATATTTAACGCCCTATTTCAAGTGAgatttgttactccctccgtcccctgagttgtatacgaacggcacgcactttaatgttTTTATAGAATATAGTTCTATTATAGAACTTCTATAacttaattttagaaaattttctcctgaaaattttattcagaaaaaaaaatcataaaaataagttaaagaaccatattttataaaagcatTAAAATACATGCCAAATAGTGAACGTACGGAATTcagagggatggagggagtataaaatgtACAATATTTTGTAAGTTAAATTTTATGGGCTCAAAATAGAAAGGAAACATGAGAGTTTGACTGCCTGTGGATTTTGCAACTTTAGCAGGAATAGATTGATGGTATAAATGACATAAAATACAGTTCGGAAACAGGGTAAGATCCCCCTAAACGAGACAGTTTACATCGTTCGACGACAACAAAAGATACAAGCATGTAACAATAGTGTACCAACTTCCTATTTGACCTTTAAGACGAGCACATCGTATTAAGCCGATTGGATTACCCATAGAGATCTCTATTTTTCCTAAACAATTTGGTACGCCTTCAGGGACTTGTGGAAGATTGTAAGCCTGATTCAGTACTTATTTGAATTGAAAACCATGTAAAGCTTTCTTTTGTCTTAAGGTGATCTGAATGCTTCACCTGCATAACGAACATTTCCAAGTTCCTCTTCAATGCGTAGTAGCTGCAACACGTGGGTTTTGAACAGCAGGTTAGCTACTACTTGCAATATATACAGACATGCAAAATGAAATAAGTAGAATTACAGCAAGAAGCAAGATAGTCTTGCCACAAACTGCATAAATTTTTTAAGTCATTACGGGCCAAAACTCAAATTTTAGCTTAAGAggcatatattgattttaaaacaaattgaaaaCAAATAGTTTTAATATTCAATTTCAATCTTTACCTGATTATACTTGGCCAACCGCTCACTCCGGCAGGGAGCACCAGTTTTGATctaacaagaaaaagaaaaatgtcaGTAGAAGGATTTTCTAAAATCCTAGCAACTCACGTGTATCACAAGGATACATATTTATCATACCTGTCCACTAGCTAATCCAACAGACAGATCAGCAATGAAATTATCCTCTGTTTCACCGCTCCGATGGCTTACCATCACACCCCACCCAGCAGCTTTGGAATCGAGAGCAGCTTGAATTGATTCAGTTACTGTGCCTATCTGGTTAACCTGCATTTTGTGTGAGGGTCAAAATGATCCTATGGTGCAACTTCAGCATCTAAAATTGCAAACTTGCTCAAATATGAAACATACAGGCAATGTGATACATCTACCAGAAGgacaaattaacaaatttaagtATGGACAAAAAGGTAAAAAAGACGCCTACACAAGAATCTCAGAAGATGCAGAAAGGTATCAATGAGGTCTAAATCAACAAGTGAATATGGTAATTTCCCTATCGCTAGGAATATTATCTAGAGTATAGGCATATGTACTTGAATAGAAGGCTATACTTCAAGCTGGTTTGTGGAAAGAGGCATCAAATGGTACAGATAGGTATGTGGAATGAGGCATCAGATGATACAGAGAAACTAAGTAAATGCACATCAACAAGACGACGCCCATGAAAAACTCCAAATGTACATATAATTCATCTGTAAAGCTCAACTTCATAGTCACCTTTAGTAGCAAACCGTTGCATGCTTTTTTCTGTATAGCTTCGGCAATTTTCTTTGGATTTGTTACCAACAAGTCATCACCTACTATCTGGATATCAACTGATGACTGCAAAGAAGACCATGAGCTCCAATCATCTTGGTCAAAAGGATCTTCAATGGACACTATTGGAAATTCTTTAACGAAATCTTTGTAAAGATCACATAGACTTTGAGCTGCAAGCACATGAGCACCATCATTTGGTTGTTTCTTGAAATTTAGATCATATTTCGCATCTTTTGTCAAAAACTCTGAGGCTGCCACATCCATTCCAATCTTGATCTGCATAGTATTGCAAAATCTAAATGAGAAACCAAATCACAAATGTGATTGCACAGGACATCAATCTGTGGCATACCTTGCCAGTATAACCAGCCTTCTCAATTGCATCAACAAGCAATAGAAGTCCTTCCCTATTATCCTGAACATTGGGTGCAAAACCTCCTTCATCTCCAACATTGCAGGCATCCTGTCCATATTTTGCCTTGATGATGCCTTTCAGTATGTGATATACTGTACAAGTTTCCGATAGCCAAACGTTATAATAAATTGCTCAACACGTTAAACAAGACTCAAAAACACGAAGGATTTCAATTCAATTATACGATTAGGGGTTTAAAGAGTCAAACATGTATCTACATGTTTACAGAACTCTGACAAGCTGACTTGATAGTTGGTAGTAGGAATGGTCGGAGAATATATCCAACAACAGCATCTAGGAATTAGGATAATATACAAGGAATAAGTGGCCTGCTAACCTTCACTACCCATGCGGAGTGCCTCAGCAAATGAGCTTGCTCCTACTGGTAGTATCATGAATTCTTGCATggccaagttgtttccagcatGGCTACCTCCATTAATCACATTGAATGCTGGAACTGGCATCACAAGTTCTTTGGTTccagaaatctcttgaatgTGCTTGTACAAAGGTATTCCCTTGGCTCCTGCACCAGCTCTACATACACTTAAGGATACTCCAAGTATGGCATTAGCCCCTAGCTTTGACTTATTAGGAGTTCCATCAATCTCCAACATAATGGCATCGAAATCAGCTTGATTCCTATACATGGACAGAGGAGAGTTCCAGATATTAAGGGTACATCTTCTTAACCCGAAATGGCTGGGCCAATTAACAATATTCCCAAGGGTCTGTCGTGGGCGTAATTGTAAGAAAAACTTCTAtcattatatcaaaatatcttttatattaaaaactttTTCTGCAGAATTCGCCAGGATATATCTAATTTTTCTTATTCATATATGGCTGCAAGTATATCACACAAACTTGTTTCTAAATATTATTGCCACTGCTTATTCGTAGAGGCAAATGAGCAAAGGAGAAGACTATAATttagatgttaaaaaaaaacgAGAATGTGATAACTTGTAAGCTTCTAAGTTGAGATCCTAATCAATTAGCCACCGAAGAAACAACATCTAGTAAACTCTTGCCACAAACAAGAATAATGCATGTTTATTTAAAGCTAATATATATCTCAGATGTATCATACTTCAATTTGATCCACAACAAACCTAAGCTCACATCATTATTGCCAACCTTAAGGATATTTCTCTACAGTTCTCTGCCAATTATTTGTCCGATGAGAACAAACTAACAAGTGAAATTAAACACTATAGGcattaaaacaataaataaagcAATGATTTAACAATAAAAGCACAGCTCTGTAAAATGTAAATCAGCAagtaaaagaagaaaagaaagaaatagaGACCTGACATCAACGCCAAGAAGCTTGGGACCCaagatttcattaatatttctAACAGCATTAAGCACCCCTTTGCCACCATAAACACTATGATCACCATCTCTCAGCTCCAAAGCCTCATAAATCCCCGTGGAGGCCCCACTGGGAACAGCTGATCTGTAGAGCTCATCAGTCACCAAATCAACTTCCACCGTTGGATTACCCCTACTGTCTATAATCTGCCTCGCCTTGACTGATTTCACCTTCGACCCTTTAGTCAACGCGGCATTGGCCGGAGCCGCAACGCCGGAGACGGAGCTCCGGACGATCAAGGGGCGGGATTTGAGGGtggggagggagggagatcGG of the Daucus carota subsp. sativus chromosome 4, DH1 v3.0, whole genome shotgun sequence genome contains:
- the LOC108217564 gene encoding enolase 1, chloroplastic-like, which produces MSMASPSLIKPIFSTSHNLRSPSLPTLKSRPLIVRSSVSGVAAPANAALTKGSKVKSVKARQIIDSRGNPTVEVDLVTDELYRSAVPSGASTGIYEALELRDGDHSVYGGKGVLNAVRNINEILGPKLLGVDVRNQADFDAIMLEIDGTPNKSKLGANAILGVSLSVCRAGAGAKGIPLYKHIQEISGTKELVMPVPAFNVINGGSHAGNNLAMQEFMILPVGASSFAEALRMGSEVYHILKGIIKAKYGQDACNVGDEGGFAPNVQDNREGLLLLVDAIEKAGYTGKIKIGMDVAASEFLTKDAKYDLNFKKQPNDGAHVLAAQSLCDLYKDFVKEFPIVSIEDPFDQDDWSSWSSLQSSVDIQIVGDDLLVTNPKKIAEAIQKKACNGLLLKVNQIGTVTESIQAALDSKAAGWGVMVSHRSGETEDNFIADLSVGLASGQIKTGAPCRSERLAKYNQLLRIEEELGNVRYAGEAFRSP